TAGAAATATAGAAAATTTGTGTTTGTGTAtggtaaatatatatacatcaattaTGTGGTGTAGTCACATATAGAATGTTAGAGGTGAAGATTTAATTTATATGTGCTTCCTTGAAATAAAATGTTAGGTACTAGAAAGAAAATCTTTTGTTCTCGTTTTAACTACTTCTCAGATGTTCTGGTGATTTATAGTTAACATTTGATTGAttagttaaaaatgaaaatggTGACATTTATTAATACAGAAATCCAAAATATAACTATACATCAACTTCTGCTATTTTTCTAGATATCTACCAGTTTTGCTTTTTTTGGGTGAGTCATAATCTTTCCATCCATGTATAGAATGTGTGTCGtggtttcttcataatttaATCAAGAACCTTAGTACAATCAATTGCTccattcaaaatttttatctaTAAATACCTCACCACAATTCTTGATCTCCACAACCCATCCAGTCTTCTAGCTCATACTTCCCCAAAAATTAAGGCACGTTAAAAGGTTGCATTTTCCCCTTAATCATGAAGAACttaactctatttttcttctttcttggcATTTTGATGGCGTTTATTTGCACCCTTTCAGCATCAATTGAAGAGCAAACAATTTTGAAAGAATATGAAGACGACAAAAATAACATAGGAGAAGCAGTAAAAGGTACACAAGAAAAACCCTTAGAGGGGCTACAAGTGATTCTGTTGCTAAGGACGTAATTCATTTCTGGAAAAATTCATGAGAGAATATTTGGCGCCAAAATTCCTACATGCAGCAAAAATCCTAAAATATGTCTTGCTAAGGGTAGTCCAGGGCCTTTTTGTTGCAAAAACAAGTGCATGAATTTTCAAGAGAACAAAGACAACTGTGGATTTTGTGGGAACAAGTGCAAGTTCAATGAGATTTGTTGCAAGGGATTTTGTGTTAACGCTTTGTTTGGAAAAATATATGGTGGGCATTGTGGAATTATTTGACATAACAAAGCTAAGGCAAGGGTGAAAGCATAATACTTtagttttataaaatataaataaatgtgTGTGAACAAATAAATGCGGAGATAGATTAGGCATGTAAGcttattataattatgttctaaTATTCAATTACCTATATTAGTAGTACTATACTGATGTACTTAAATGAAGGAACTGATTAAGGAACTTCTATTTTGGAGAAATTAGTGCTCACAGCCTTTTTGCAATCTTTAATTTAGAGCCACCcgccccaccccaccccacgcCCAACCAACCACCACATTTTCTCTTCCATCCTGAGTTTGCAATGATATAATGGAAAACAAAAACGAAATGTAAGCATTACGTTGGGGTGGGCGTGGAGATCTCTATTTGCAATCTTGAATAAATTCCTCAAACTTTTGTCTAATTAAGTACCAAAGAGTACTGATTAATCAACAAAATAAGTGATGCTATGGGATTTGATTAATGGATTTAATTattgaaaaaattgatatttttattatttaaaccaAGTATCGGAAGCAATTTTATTTAACAAGATCTAACAAAAACTCTCGCATATATCTTAAAGCTATGGGAGTGAAAATATTGTGCAGGACATAATGAAGTATACAAAAACAATATTTAATAAAGTACAAAAGTTCTTCAATTCATGCCTTGCTATCCAACAACTACCAGATTCACCAAACGTTCAACTAAAGAAGTAAAACTCATTGCTGAGTCTATAGGAGTAATAGAAGAATTTTTCACAATCTTAAAAGATAAATGCAGGTCATTGTCCATGATAAGTGAATTTAACCTGAAAAATAAGCAAGAAAATACATGGATAGAAGTAAAATTTATTTACTATGGTAATACATTTAAGTTGAATTTTTCTAAGTATATTTAACTTGGGATCAGGCAATTAGTAAGTCAACTCCTAATAAGTTACAATAGTACTTTAGCACTATTATATTGCAAGTCAAAATGTATACGctaaacaaaagaagaagaagagagaagtgCATACGCTTTGGTACTCTAGTGCTTCTATACCTGTGGAGTTATACATGTAAAAGTCAATACGTCAAAATTAAACCTTGCCTAAATAAAACTGCTGAAGCACTTGGGTCTGCCATTCACATAGATTTAACAAAACAAAATCTTGCTTCAACTATAAAATACGATTAATTATACTAATTTAGAACACATTGTTCAAGGAAGTGCCTAATTTTGGTAAACTATTTGACTTCACATATGTCTTCTTAGGTTAGCCGTGAACAAAGACCACTCCACTAGCTAGTAAAACACGAGTCAAATAATTTCATTTCCTCTATATATACTCTTTCAATTCCTTCTCCAATTTCCATCCAAACATTTCTCTCAATATTTTGCATTTCTAAACTTTTCATCCAATTTACAAGAAGCCATGAATTGCATGAAGTTTTTCATTTTGTTAGCCATTACAATGGCTATACTTTCAGTAGCCTCGTCGGTGGAtaaattagaagaagaaaaagaaatgtcGTCCgtaaaagatgacaatatggtTGAATCATTTGAAGTTCCTTTGAATGAAACTGATGAAAGTTCATCATCCATTATTCGAGGGGCTAGTCGTTTTCTTCTAGCACATAAATCACCTTATTACAAGTCGAAAATCATACAAAAACGTATGAAATGTAACAAGAACCCTAGAATATGTCGTGCCAAAGGTAGTCCGGGGCCATTTTGCTGCAAAAAGAAGTGTGTAAACGTGTTTGCAGACAGACAAAATTGTGGATATTGTGGGAAGAAATGCAGGTATAATGAGACTTGTTGTAAAGGGAAGTGTGTTAACACATTGTTTCACAAGAGGCATTGTGGAGGTTGCGGTAACAAGTGCCAGCAGGGAAGTGCTTGTGTCTATGGAATGTGCAGCTATGCAAATTAAATGacgattaaattatttatttgcttctctagaaattaattaaaatgttCAAATTATAGTATTTGATTGTAGACAGTGATTCCTTTTATTGCGTAGCAAACAAAGGCTATGTCACATTATAAGTTTGTTTAATTTGTTTCATCATTCTTCTCATAGGATTGTAATATTGAATGGAAACTAAATACAGTTATAAAAATAGTTGTTTAATTTCTTTCTTggtatcttttttatttttcttaacttTTAGGAAGTAACAGCTTATACCAATAGTTGAATAAATAATTATGGATGAAACAAGAAGAACTAAGCTACCATATAGAGGTTCATGCACCAACCTTTGTGATCTTCGCTAATTATACGTTTGGATTGGATGACTAGATCGGAGTGTTTCATTAACTTGGATTATTATCTATCGATAAGAAAATGGACATTGGCGTGACTCCACACAAAAAGGCAAAAGCTAGTTCGAATTTCCCAAAATCATATAAAGAAGCACATTGCTCCATCTCACACGGACGTAGGATACTATCACTTCTGCACGTCAAAGATTGGATCAAAATCGAATAAACAATAAATTGATATACATCTGACTTTAATATACTTTATTGAAATGCATAATTAtctcattaaaaaaattcacaCACTTCAACATCTCTTATATCTTAACCATTTTTTGAGGCAGGAAAGCAATAATTATTCAATGGTCATGTTGCCtaattaaaatttcaatatcTCACAGAACCGGTATATGAAAAAACAATATTACGCATTTGTAAAGTAGCAAATCTATATACGTGGTGTGCAAGTGTACTAATTAAGTAGTTTGACGTCTTCAGAAGTAGGAAGTTATAAAACTCTAGCTACCTCCATTTACTAGGTCCAAGAACATCACAAGTATGTTGAGCACGTCATCTAATTAAGAATATAATTAAGTTTAGGAAAATAACTTGCAATCTAAAAATTGACGTGTAATTACATGGATATATAACTATTAGGATAGTAGTTACAGATATAAATGATACATCAATAAAGTATAGTAATTataataacataattgcaatgcaTTTCCAGCTAGTATCATATTTGATTGCCTAAGtacaatttaaattttaatattccttttaagaaaaaattatatatattaagcatttttttcttcatatgaaTATGTAAACAAGTTTCAATATGTATCAAAACATACGTAATATATAAGaaatagtaaaaagaaaaagaaaagaatttgaaaagtcataataataattacatCCTGTAATT
The sequence above is a segment of the Solanum dulcamara chromosome 11, daSolDulc1.2, whole genome shotgun sequence genome. Coding sequences within it:
- the LOC129872689 gene encoding stigma-specific STIG1-like protein 1 — translated: MAILSVASSVDKLEEEKEMSSVKDDNMVESFEVPLNETDESSSSIIRGASRFLLAHKSPYYKSKIIQKRMKCNKNPRICRAKGSPGPFCCKKKCVNVFADRQNCGYCGKKCRYNETCCKGKCVNTLFHKRHCGGCGNKCQQGSACVYGMCSYAN